A part of Streptomyces sp. NBC_01235 genomic DNA contains:
- a CDS encoding SDR family oxidoreductase yields the protein MSGKVSLEGQVAVVTGAARGVGELLARKLSARGAKVALVGLEPDELKRVSERLHGDSAHWYADVTDHEAMARVAAEVKDRFGKVDVVVANAGVANGGPFADSDPEAWRRVIEVNLIGSAVTARAFLPVLLESRGYLLQIASLAAITPAPMMTAYCASKSGVEAYAHSLRAEVAHRGVRVGVGYLSWTDTDMVRGADQDEVMRELRQRLPWPANKTYPLGPAVDRIVAGIERRSAHVYGQGWLRGMQGVRGWLPGLIGAVGAREMKRFAPRVRGMRTGLVGAGGSADEQARQARATERS from the coding sequence ATGAGCGGCAAGGTGAGTCTCGAGGGCCAGGTCGCCGTGGTCACCGGGGCCGCGCGGGGCGTGGGCGAGCTGCTCGCCCGCAAGCTCTCCGCGCGCGGTGCGAAGGTCGCGCTGGTCGGCCTGGAGCCGGACGAGCTGAAGCGGGTCTCCGAGCGGCTGCACGGCGACAGCGCTCACTGGTACGCCGACGTCACCGACCACGAGGCGATGGCGCGGGTCGCGGCGGAGGTGAAGGATCGCTTCGGCAAGGTGGATGTCGTGGTCGCCAACGCGGGCGTGGCCAACGGCGGTCCCTTCGCCGACTCCGACCCGGAGGCCTGGCGCCGGGTCATCGAGGTCAACCTGATCGGCTCGGCGGTGACGGCCCGCGCCTTCCTGCCGGTGCTGTTGGAGAGCCGGGGGTATCTGCTCCAGATAGCCTCCCTGGCCGCGATCACCCCGGCTCCCATGATGACCGCGTACTGCGCGTCCAAGTCGGGCGTGGAGGCGTACGCGCACAGTCTGCGCGCCGAGGTCGCCCACCGGGGCGTCCGGGTCGGCGTCGGCTATCTGTCCTGGACCGACACCGACATGGTGCGCGGGGCCGATCAGGACGAGGTGATGCGGGAGCTCCGGCAGCGGCTGCCGTGGCCGGCGAACAAGACGTACCCGCTGGGGCCGGCGGTCGACCGGATCGTGGCCGGGATCGAGCGGCGTTCGGCGCATGTGTACGGGCAGGGGTGGCTGCGGGGCATGCAGGGCGTGCGCGGCTGGCTGCCCGGGCTCATCGGGGCGGTCGGCGCGCGCGAGATGAAGCGCTTCGCGCCCCGGGTGCGGGGGATGCGGACGGGGCTGGTCGGCGCGGGAGGCTCCGCCGACGAACAGGCGCGACAGGCGAGGGCTACGGAGCGTAGTTGA
- a CDS encoding TetR/AcrR family transcriptional regulator, whose protein sequence is MTEVATARRSRITPEREAELYAAVLDLLREVGYDALTMDAVAARTRSSKATLYRQWGGKPELVAKAVRHNKPGGSLGEIDTGSLKGDLRALTLRSDDCQMEQNSALMRGLAMAVHGNPDLLKAFKEHLIEPEMAEFRHVLQRAVDRGEVRADCPAAPFMMHMMIGAFAARTLLDEQPPTQDFLLSYIDAVVLPALCAPATS, encoded by the coding sequence ATGACTGAGGTCGCAACGGCGCGTCGCAGCCGTATCACCCCCGAGCGCGAGGCCGAGCTGTACGCGGCCGTGCTCGACCTGCTCCGCGAAGTCGGTTACGACGCCCTCACCATGGACGCCGTCGCCGCCCGCACACGGTCCAGCAAGGCGACGCTCTACCGCCAGTGGGGCGGCAAGCCTGAGCTGGTGGCGAAGGCGGTCCGGCACAACAAGCCGGGCGGCTCGCTCGGCGAGATCGACACCGGGTCGCTCAAGGGCGACCTGCGCGCCCTCACGCTGCGTTCGGACGACTGCCAGATGGAACAGAACTCCGCGCTGATGCGGGGGCTGGCCATGGCGGTCCACGGCAACCCGGACCTGCTGAAGGCGTTCAAGGAGCATCTCATCGAGCCGGAGATGGCGGAGTTCCGTCATGTGCTGCAACGGGCGGTCGACCGGGGCGAGGTCCGTGCGGACTGCCCCGCGGCCCCGTTCATGATGCACATGATGATCGGCGCGTTCGCCGCGCGCACGCTGCTCGACGAGCAGCCGCCGACGCAGGACTTCCTCCTTTCGTACATCGACGCAGTGGTCCTCCCCGCCCTCTGCGCCCCTGCCACCAGCTGA
- a CDS encoding MMPL family transporter, which produces MATFLYKLGRLAFRRRHFVALIWVALLTLAGVGAASAPAPGTTSFSIPGVEAQKAFDLLEQRFPGASADGGTGRIVFKAPEGQKMTDAANKATVEKTVSELRDGSEVVSVADPFTSNAVSKDGTVAYTSVKYEAPGMELKDSTRDALKTAADDARATGLTVDVGGDALQAGAEPGAIGEVIGLAIAAVVLVITLGSLVAAGLPLLTAIIGVGIGVSTITALASALDLGDTTSTLALMIGLAVGIDYALFIVSRYRSELAVGRDREEAIGRATGTAGSAVVFAGLTVVIALAGLSVVGVPMLTKMGLAAAGTVVVAVLIALTMIPALLGYAGKRVKATGEKRKPRGGNRSEWSERSEAQAKPGMGTRWASFVIRRPAAVLLLGVVGLGTIAVPATQLELGLPDDGSQPTSTTQRRAYDLLSEGFGPGFNGPLMIVVDAKNSDDPQAAATSVTDGIKDLKDVATVTPAAFNKAGDTATITVIPGSKPSSAQTEDLVHAIRDQGADVKADTGAQVLVTGTTAMNIDFSQKLTDALIPYLGLVVGLAFLLLIVIFRSILVPLKAALGFLLSVLAALGAVVAVFQWGWLSGLIGVEETGPIMSMMPIFMVGVVFGLAMDYEVFLVTRMREAYVHGESPSQAVVTGFRYSAKVVAAAAIIMMAVFGGFISSSESMIKMIGFGLAIAVFFDAFIVRMAIVPAVLALLGKKAWWLPKWLDRALPNVDVEGEGLRTQDDADSSRDGDEDRELVRA; this is translated from the coding sequence GTGGCCACGTTCCTTTACAAGCTCGGCCGGCTCGCCTTCCGGCGACGGCACTTCGTCGCCCTGATATGGGTCGCGCTGCTGACCCTCGCCGGTGTCGGCGCGGCCTCCGCGCCCGCCCCGGGCACCACCTCCTTCTCCATCCCCGGCGTCGAGGCCCAGAAGGCCTTCGACCTGCTGGAACAGCGTTTCCCCGGGGCCAGCGCCGACGGCGGGACCGGACGCATCGTCTTCAAGGCTCCCGAGGGCCAGAAGATGACGGACGCCGCCAACAAGGCGACCGTCGAGAAGACCGTCAGCGAACTGCGTGACGGCTCCGAGGTCGTCTCCGTCGCCGACCCGTTCACGTCGAACGCCGTGAGCAAGGACGGCACGGTCGCCTACACGTCCGTGAAGTACGAGGCCCCCGGCATGGAGTTGAAGGACTCGACCCGGGACGCCCTCAAGACGGCCGCGGACGACGCCCGCGCCACCGGACTGACCGTCGACGTCGGCGGCGACGCCCTCCAGGCCGGGGCCGAGCCGGGAGCGATCGGTGAGGTCATCGGCCTCGCCATCGCCGCGGTCGTCCTCGTCATCACCCTGGGCTCGCTGGTCGCGGCCGGACTGCCGCTGCTGACGGCCATCATCGGCGTCGGCATCGGCGTCTCCACCATCACCGCCCTCGCCAGCGCGCTCGACCTCGGCGACACCACCTCCACACTCGCGCTGATGATCGGCCTCGCGGTCGGCATCGACTACGCGCTGTTCATCGTCTCCCGCTACCGCAGCGAACTGGCCGTGGGCCGCGATCGCGAGGAGGCGATCGGCCGCGCCACCGGCACCGCCGGCTCGGCGGTGGTCTTCGCGGGCCTCACGGTCGTCATCGCGCTGGCGGGCCTCTCGGTCGTCGGTGTCCCGATGCTCACCAAGATGGGCCTCGCGGCGGCGGGCACGGTCGTGGTCGCCGTCCTCATCGCGCTGACCATGATCCCGGCACTGCTCGGGTACGCGGGCAAGAGGGTCAAGGCGACCGGCGAGAAGCGCAAGCCGCGCGGCGGCAACAGGTCCGAGTGGTCCGAGAGGTCCGAGGCGCAGGCCAAGCCCGGCATGGGTACCCGTTGGGCGAGCTTCGTCATCCGCCGTCCGGCCGCCGTGCTGCTGCTCGGCGTGGTCGGCCTCGGCACCATCGCCGTCCCGGCCACCCAGCTGGAACTGGGCCTGCCCGACGACGGCTCGCAGCCGACCTCCACGACGCAGCGCCGGGCGTACGACCTGCTGTCGGAGGGCTTCGGCCCCGGCTTCAACGGCCCTCTGATGATCGTGGTCGACGCCAAGAACAGCGACGACCCCCAGGCGGCGGCCACCTCGGTGACCGACGGCATCAAGGACCTCAAGGACGTCGCGACGGTGACCCCGGCGGCCTTCAACAAGGCCGGCGACACCGCGACGATCACCGTCATCCCGGGTTCCAAGCCGTCCTCGGCCCAGACCGAGGACCTGGTGCACGCCATCCGTGACCAGGGCGCCGACGTCAAGGCCGACACGGGCGCGCAGGTGCTGGTCACCGGCACCACCGCGATGAACATCGACTTCTCGCAGAAGCTCACCGACGCGCTGATCCCGTACCTGGGCCTGGTGGTGGGCCTCGCCTTCCTGCTCCTGATCGTGATCTTCCGCTCCATCCTGGTCCCGCTGAAGGCGGCCCTCGGCTTCCTGCTCAGCGTGCTCGCCGCGCTCGGCGCCGTCGTCGCGGTCTTCCAGTGGGGCTGGCTGTCCGGCCTGATCGGCGTCGAGGAGACCGGCCCGATCATGTCGATGATGCCGATCTTCATGGTCGGCGTGGTCTTCGGCCTGGCCATGGACTACGAGGTCTTCCTCGTGACCCGCATGCGGGAGGCATACGTCCACGGCGAGTCCCCGAGCCAGGCCGTGGTGACCGGCTTCCGTTACAGCGCCAAGGTCGTGGCCGCCGCCGCGATCATCATGATGGCCGTCTTCGGCGGCTTCATCAGCTCCAGCGAGTCGATGATCAAGATGATCGGCTTCGGCCTCGCGATCGCCGTCTTCTTCGACGCGTTCATCGTGCGCATGGCGATCGTGCCGGCCGTGCTGGCCCTGCTCGGCAAGAAGGCCTGGTGGCTCCCGAAGTGGCTGGACCGCGCCCTGCCCAACGTCGACGTCGAGGGCGAGGGGCTGCGCACGCAGGACGACGCCGACTCCTCCCGAGACGGCGACGAGGACCGCGAACTGGTACGCGCCTGA
- a CDS encoding MerR family transcriptional regulator has product MADKREYRTEELAREAGITVRTLRFYRERKLLPPPRREGRIVWYDDHHLARLRTIAALLERGHTLTGIAELADALDHGRDVADLLGVGGPTEEEPVRLTPEELAARFEGQVTTENLAAALDLGYLGTDGDEIVHVSRRLLDVCSALVREGIPLAEVLAAGVRVREHADALAELFTALILRHATEEDLPRLRPLARSVMEAELSLALDRRLREPQAGPQTSVKHNV; this is encoded by the coding sequence GTGGCGGACAAGCGGGAGTACCGGACGGAGGAGCTGGCCAGGGAGGCCGGCATCACGGTGCGCACCCTGCGCTTCTACCGCGAGCGCAAACTGCTCCCGCCGCCCCGCCGCGAGGGCCGTATCGTCTGGTACGACGACCATCACCTGGCCCGTCTGCGCACGATCGCGGCGCTGCTGGAACGCGGCCACACCCTCACCGGTATCGCGGAGCTGGCGGACGCCCTCGACCACGGCCGCGACGTCGCCGACCTCCTCGGCGTCGGCGGCCCCACCGAGGAGGAACCGGTCCGCCTCACCCCCGAGGAACTCGCCGCCCGCTTCGAGGGCCAGGTCACCACCGAGAACCTGGCCGCCGCCCTCGACCTCGGCTACCTGGGCACCGACGGCGACGAGATCGTCCACGTCAGCCGACGCCTCCTGGACGTCTGCTCCGCCCTGGTCCGCGAGGGCATCCCGCTCGCCGAGGTCCTGGCGGCCGGCGTCCGCGTCCGCGAACACGCCGACGCCCTCGCCGAACTGTTCACCGCCCTGATACTCCGCCACGCGACCGAGGAAGACCTGCCCCGCCTCCGACCCCTGGCCCGCAGCGTGATGGAGGCGGAGCTGTCACTGGCCCTGGACCGGCGGCTGCGCGAGCCGCAGGCCGGACCTCAGACCTCGGTGAAGCACAACGTGTAG
- a CDS encoding S41 family peptidase — translation MSYLRLPHLSGDLLCFVAEDDLWLAPLADPGRAWRLTVDRTKAGHPRFSPDGRRIAYTSWRSLVPEIHLVPVEGGPGRRLTYWGGSDTQVCGWTPPESDGNADILAVASHGEPFSHFTWAYKVPTDGAPGRKLPWGPVSDIQVADIDGERRTLLLTGTPPHEPAAWKRYRGGATGRLWLHGQRLLEGLDGHLASPLLVGGRIAFLSDHEGVGNLYSCAHDGSDLRRHTDHDAFYARHAASDGTRVVYQCAGDLWIVDDLAADSEPRRIDVRLSGPRAGRRPYQIPAAQHVDGISVDETGRASAVVVRGSLYWLTHRDGPARTITDTPGVRVRLPEMLGSGGQVAYVTDAEGDDAVEIAHLPRATGDREPRRLASGELGRVLEMVSDPEGERLALAAHDGRLLLITVSDDAAAAAGTEDANGEVTELISSVNGPVRDLSFSPDGTWLTWSHPGIGRSLRQIKMARMKDRLIIDVTNGRFEDENPVFTRDGRYLAFLSWRGFDPVYDVHTGDLSFPLGCRPYLVPLSSATPSPFALTPEGRPAAGGLDPVADEENGDGAVTVEIEGLENRVTPFPVTASKYSALHPVAGGGLVWLRWPISGALGETFANPDDTSGRPTLEYFNISKAKKSELVDHLDWFALSGDGTRLVVVDEGELRAVPSAESGDLDSTVWIDLRRILHEVDPGAEWRQSYEEAGRLIRAYFWEPGMCGIDWDAVLDQYRPLVERVASPDEFADLMREVLGELGTSHAYVTAARRSEGPPHYQRLQGMLGANFVRRDGGWTVLRILPGDSSDSKARSPLAGTGIREGAVLTHVDGRAVDPVTGPYPLLAGAGGTTVELTFAGPVAPHHPSEEDTPGPSLPALPALPAEGEAGHSRRVAVVPLIDERPLRYQDWVAKRRAVVRELSGGRCGYLHIPDMGGSGWAQFNRDLRMEVSRPALIVDVRGNAGGHISELVVEKLTRTILGWDLTRDAQPVSYASNAPRGPVVALADEATSSDGDMITAAFKLLKLGPVVGHRTWGGVVGMTGRHRLGDGTVITVPMNAAWFDAYGWSVENKGVTPDLEVLRTPLDWAEGRQAQLDDAVRLALDLLTTGPPATPPDYTDVPNHSRPKLPPRTSGG, via the coding sequence GTGAGTTATCTGCGTCTGCCCCATCTCAGCGGTGACCTGTTGTGCTTCGTGGCCGAGGACGACCTCTGGCTGGCCCCCCTCGCCGACCCCGGCCGCGCCTGGCGGCTCACCGTGGACCGCACCAAGGCCGGACACCCCCGCTTCTCCCCCGACGGCCGCCGGATCGCGTACACGAGCTGGCGCAGCCTCGTCCCGGAGATCCACCTGGTACCGGTGGAGGGCGGACCCGGGCGGCGGCTGACGTACTGGGGCGGCTCCGACACCCAGGTCTGCGGCTGGACGCCCCCCGAGAGCGACGGAAACGCCGACATCCTCGCCGTCGCCTCCCACGGAGAGCCCTTCTCCCATTTCACGTGGGCCTACAAAGTGCCCACCGACGGCGCCCCCGGCCGCAAACTCCCCTGGGGACCGGTCTCCGACATCCAGGTCGCCGACATCGACGGCGAGCGCAGGACCCTCCTCCTCACCGGCACCCCGCCCCACGAACCGGCCGCCTGGAAGCGCTACCGGGGCGGAGCCACGGGCCGCCTGTGGCTGCACGGGCAGCGGCTCCTGGAAGGCCTCGACGGACACCTCGCCTCCCCCCTCCTCGTCGGCGGACGCATCGCCTTCCTCTCCGACCACGAGGGCGTCGGCAACCTCTACTCCTGCGCCCACGACGGCTCCGACCTGCGCCGGCACACCGACCACGACGCCTTCTACGCCCGGCACGCCGCCAGTGACGGAACCCGGGTGGTGTACCAGTGCGCCGGCGATCTGTGGATCGTCGACGACCTCGCCGCCGACTCCGAGCCGCGCCGGATCGACGTACGGCTGAGCGGGCCGCGGGCCGGGCGGCGGCCGTACCAGATCCCGGCCGCCCAGCACGTGGACGGCATCTCCGTCGACGAGACCGGGCGGGCGAGCGCCGTCGTCGTCCGCGGCAGCCTGTACTGGCTGACGCACCGGGACGGACCCGCCCGGACGATCACCGACACCCCCGGGGTACGGGTGCGGCTGCCGGAGATGCTCGGCTCGGGCGGCCAGGTCGCCTACGTGACGGACGCGGAGGGCGACGACGCCGTCGAGATCGCCCATCTGCCGCGCGCGACCGGTGACCGCGAGCCCCGGCGGCTGGCCTCCGGGGAGCTGGGGCGGGTGCTGGAGATGGTCTCCGACCCCGAGGGCGAGCGGCTCGCCCTGGCCGCGCACGACGGACGGCTGCTGCTCATCACTGTGTCCGACGATGCGGCTGCCGCCGCGGGGACCGAGGATGCGAACGGCGAGGTCACCGAGCTGATCTCGTCGGTCAACGGGCCCGTCCGCGACCTGTCCTTCTCACCGGACGGGACGTGGCTGACCTGGTCGCACCCGGGGATCGGGCGGTCCCTGCGCCAGATCAAGATGGCCCGCATGAAGGACCGGCTGATCATCGACGTGACCAACGGCCGGTTCGAGGACGAGAACCCGGTGTTCACCAGGGACGGCCGCTACCTCGCCTTCCTCTCCTGGCGCGGCTTCGACCCGGTGTACGACGTGCACACCGGCGACCTGTCCTTCCCCCTGGGCTGCCGGCCCTACCTGGTGCCGCTGTCGTCGGCGACCCCCTCCCCCTTCGCCCTGACCCCGGAGGGCCGTCCGGCGGCCGGCGGCCTGGACCCGGTGGCGGACGAGGAGAACGGCGACGGTGCGGTGACGGTCGAGATCGAGGGACTGGAGAACCGGGTCACTCCCTTCCCCGTGACGGCGTCCAAGTACTCGGCGCTGCATCCGGTGGCGGGCGGCGGACTGGTCTGGCTGCGCTGGCCGATCTCGGGGGCGCTCGGCGAGACGTTCGCGAACCCGGACGACACCAGCGGGCGGCCGACGCTGGAGTACTTCAACATCAGCAAGGCGAAGAAGTCCGAACTCGTCGACCACCTCGACTGGTTCGCGCTCAGCGGGGACGGCACCCGGCTGGTCGTGGTCGACGAGGGCGAGCTGCGGGCGGTGCCGTCGGCCGAGTCCGGGGACCTGGACTCGACGGTCTGGATCGACCTGCGGCGCATCCTGCACGAGGTGGACCCGGGCGCCGAGTGGCGTCAGTCGTACGAGGAGGCCGGGCGGCTGATCCGCGCGTACTTCTGGGAGCCGGGGATGTGCGGGATCGACTGGGACGCGGTCCTCGACCAGTACCGGCCGCTGGTCGAACGCGTCGCCTCGCCCGACGAGTTCGCGGACCTGATGCGCGAAGTACTGGGCGAGCTGGGCACGTCCCACGCGTACGTCACCGCCGCCCGCCGCAGCGAGGGCCCGCCGCACTACCAGCGCCTGCAAGGCATGCTGGGCGCCAACTTCGTACGACGCGACGGCGGTTGGACGGTTCTGCGGATCCTGCCCGGCGACTCCTCCGACTCCAAGGCACGCTCACCGCTGGCCGGCACCGGAATCCGGGAGGGGGCCGTGCTCACGCACGTGGACGGGCGGGCGGTGGACCCGGTGACCGGCCCGTACCCCCTCCTCGCCGGCGCGGGCGGCACGACGGTGGAGCTGACGTTCGCCGGACCCGTCGCCCCCCACCACCCTTCCGAGGAAGACACTCCGGGCCCCTCTCTTCCCGCTCTTCCCGCTCTTCCCGCCGAGGGCGAGGCGGGCCACTCGCGCCGGGTGGCCGTGGTCCCGCTCATCGACGAACGCCCGCTGCGCTACCAGGACTGGGTGGCCAAACGGCGCGCGGTGGTAAGGGAGTTGAGCGGCGGCCGATGCGGCTACCTGCACATCCCCGACATGGGCGGATCGGGCTGGGCCCAGTTCAACCGTGACCTGCGGATGGAGGTGTCGAGGCCCGCCCTGATCGTGGACGTACGCGGCAACGCCGGCGGCCACATCAGCGAACTCGTGGTGGAGAAGCTGACGCGCACCATCCTGGGCTGGGACCTCACCCGCGACGCCCAGCCGGTGTCGTACGCCTCGAACGCGCCGAGAGGCCCGGTGGTGGCGCTGGCGGACGAGGCGACGTCGTCGGACGGCGACATGATCACGGCCGCCTTCAAGCTGCTGAAGCTCGGCCCCGTGGTCGGCCATCGCACCTGGGGCGGCGTGGTCGGCATGACCGGCCGCCACCGGCTCGGCGACGGCACCGTCATCACCGTCCCGATGAACGCGGCCTGGTTCGACGCGTACGGCTGGTCGGTGGAGAACAAGGGCGTCACCCCCGACCTGGAGGTCCTGCGCACGCCCCTGGACTGGGCCGAGGGCCGCCAGGCCCAACTGGACGACGCCGTCCGACTGGCCCTCGACCTCCTCACCACCGGCCCCCCGGCAACCCCGCCCGACTACACCGACGTCCCGAACCACTCCCGCCCGAAACTGCCACCGCGCACGTCAGGAGGCTGA
- a CDS encoding alpha/beta fold hydrolase: MSVSGVSFRELTAVSADGARLHVEVHGPETGPAVVLAHGWTCSTAFWAAQIRDLAADHRVIAYDQRGHGRTPESAVCSTDVLADDLEAVLGATLAPGEKAVIAGHSMGGMTVLAAAARDAFREHAGAVLLCSTGASGLVDEATVVPMRPGRLRTWLTRHILGSRAPLGPVTPVAKAILKYATMGAGSAPHLVEACARIVHACPRRVRYAWGHVLSLLDLDHGVRELRVPTAVVVGARDRLTPPVHARRIAAALPRCVGLTELPGLGHMTPVEAPELVTARIRELVTTYIPPRIPRIPNIPHATDTQSKEGA, translated from the coding sequence GTGAGCGTCTCCGGCGTCTCCTTCCGCGAGCTCACCGCCGTCTCCGCCGACGGCGCCCGGCTGCACGTCGAGGTCCACGGCCCCGAGACCGGTCCCGCCGTCGTCCTCGCCCACGGCTGGACCTGCTCGACCGCCTTCTGGGCGGCCCAGATCCGGGACCTCGCCGCCGACCACCGGGTCATCGCCTACGACCAGCGCGGCCACGGACGCACCCCGGAGAGCGCGGTGTGCAGCACGGACGTCCTCGCCGACGACCTGGAAGCCGTCCTCGGCGCGACGCTCGCGCCCGGTGAGAAGGCCGTGATCGCCGGTCACTCCATGGGCGGCATGACGGTGCTGGCGGCGGCCGCCAGAGACGCCTTCCGGGAGCATGCCGGCGCCGTCCTGCTGTGCAGCACCGGCGCCTCGGGGCTGGTCGACGAGGCCACCGTCGTGCCGATGCGGCCCGGTCGGCTGCGGACCTGGCTGACCCGGCACATCCTCGGGTCGAGGGCGCCCCTCGGGCCGGTCACGCCGGTCGCCAAGGCGATTCTCAAGTACGCCACGATGGGCGCCGGTTCGGCCCCGCACCTGGTGGAGGCGTGCGCGCGGATCGTGCACGCCTGCCCGCGCCGGGTGCGGTACGCCTGGGGGCACGTGCTGAGTCTGCTCGATCTCGACCACGGGGTACGGGAGTTGAGGGTGCCGACGGCGGTGGTGGTCGGCGCCCGCGACCGGCTCACCCCGCCGGTGCACGCCCGCCGGATCGCCGCCGCGCTCCCGCGGTGCGTCGGCCTGACCGAACTGCCCGGCCTCGGCCATATGACGCCGGTCGAGGCGCCCGAGCTCGTCACGGCACGGATCCGCGAACTCGTCACCACGTACATCCCACCGCGCATCCCGCGCATCCCGAACATCCCGCACGCCACGGACACGCAGTCGAAGGAGGGCGCATGA
- a CDS encoding flavin-containing monooxygenase, translated as MTEHVRVAVIGSGFGGLGAAVRLRREGITDFVVLERAGGVGGTWRDNDYPGCACDVPSHLYSFSFAPNPDWPRTFSGQEHIRAYLERVTDVFGLRPHLRLDSEVLRMTWDAQELRWDIETGAGRYLADIVVSATGPLSDPKIPDIPGLDTFPGKVFHSARWDHDHDLTGQRVAMVGTGASAIQIVPALQPDVSRLTLFQRTPPWVMPRVDRAISGAERALHRALPFTTQLRRGLLWGIRELQVQAFTKHPNELGFVEQLARRNMARAIKDPDLRARLTPDYRIGCKRILLSSTYYPALAQPNVDVVASGLSEIRGSTLVAADGSEAEADAIVFGTGFHVTDMPIADRVVGVDGRTLAESWKDGMEALRGASAAGFPNWMTIIGPNTGLGNSSMILMIESQLNYMADYLRQLNVLGGRTALDARPSAVHAWNRRVQDRMRRTVWNTGGCTSWYLDANGRNTTIWPGTPSEFRRATRRVDLAEYEVLRAPAVLTKDDTTDKKDDKKDDKKDEVTA; from the coding sequence ATGACCGAACACGTACGGGTGGCGGTGATCGGGTCCGGCTTCGGTGGGCTGGGGGCCGCCGTGCGGCTGCGCCGCGAGGGGATCACCGACTTCGTCGTCCTGGAGCGGGCGGGCGGTGTCGGCGGGACCTGGCGGGACAACGACTACCCGGGGTGCGCCTGTGACGTGCCCTCCCACCTGTACTCCTTCTCCTTCGCGCCCAACCCGGACTGGCCGCGCACCTTCTCCGGGCAGGAGCACATCCGCGCCTATCTGGAGCGGGTGACCGACGTGTTCGGGCTGCGGCCCCACCTCCGCCTCGACTCCGAGGTCCTGCGGATGACCTGGGACGCGCAGGAGCTGCGCTGGGACATCGAGACCGGTGCGGGGCGCTACCTCGCCGACATCGTCGTCTCCGCGACCGGGCCGCTGTCCGACCCGAAGATCCCGGACATCCCGGGGCTCGACACCTTCCCGGGCAAGGTCTTCCACTCGGCCCGCTGGGACCACGACCACGATCTCACCGGGCAGCGCGTCGCCATGGTCGGCACCGGCGCCTCCGCCATCCAGATCGTGCCCGCCCTCCAGCCCGACGTCTCCCGGCTGACGCTCTTCCAGCGCACCCCGCCCTGGGTGATGCCTCGCGTCGACCGGGCCATCAGCGGCGCCGAGCGCGCGCTCCACCGGGCCCTGCCCTTCACCACCCAGCTGCGGCGCGGGCTTCTGTGGGGCATCCGGGAGCTCCAGGTCCAGGCGTTCACCAAGCACCCGAACGAGCTCGGCTTCGTCGAGCAGCTCGCCCGACGCAACATGGCCCGGGCGATCAAGGACCCGGACCTGCGCGCCAGGCTCACCCCGGACTACCGCATCGGCTGCAAGCGGATCCTGCTGTCCAGCACCTACTATCCGGCCCTCGCGCAGCCCAACGTGGACGTCGTCGCCAGCGGGCTGAGCGAGATCCGGGGGTCCACGCTGGTCGCCGCCGACGGCAGCGAGGCCGAGGCCGACGCGATCGTCTTCGGCACCGGGTTCCATGTCACCGACATGCCGATCGCCGACCGGGTGGTGGGCGTCGACGGGCGGACGCTCGCGGAGAGCTGGAAGGACGGCATGGAGGCCCTGCGCGGCGCCTCCGCCGCCGGCTTCCCCAACTGGATGACGATCATCGGCCCCAACACCGGCCTCGGGAACTCCTCCATGATCCTGATGATCGAGTCCCAGCTGAACTACATGGCCGACTACCTGCGGCAGCTGAACGTCCTCGGGGGGCGCACTGCCCTGGACGCCCGTCCGAGCGCCGTGCACGCCTGGAACCGCCGGGTGCAGGACCGGATGAGGCGCACGGTGTGGAACACGGGCGGCTGCACCAGCTGGTACCTGGACGCGAACGGCCGCAACACCACCATCTGGCCGGGCACGCCGAGCGAGTTCCGGCGGGCGACGCGACGCGTGGACCTCGCGGAGTACGAGGTCCTGCGCGCACCCGCCGTCCTCACGAAGGACGACACGACGGACAAGAAGGACGACAAGAAGGACGACAAGAAGGACGAGGTGACCGCGTGA
- a CDS encoding LppU/SCO3897 family protein, with translation MSVPPPYQNQPPYGQPQQPPYGHPQQPQPPYGHPQQPYGHPQPPQPPYGYQPQPPQGPRPPQPGGAMRALKTAVVLIAVMGGLGYYVYDYNTSPTGGKAKAEASQSAQAEEAKTHDPDIGDCVKVADPEGDPLPTVVDCGSAEAQYKTGDKLIGPDRKCGSEYDYGIQYSNSRSVDYTLCFTEV, from the coding sequence ATGTCCGTACCACCGCCCTACCAGAATCAGCCGCCGTACGGCCAGCCGCAGCAGCCTCCGTACGGGCACCCGCAGCAGCCACAGCCTCCCTACGGCCACCCGCAGCAGCCGTACGGACATCCGCAGCCGCCGCAGCCGCCGTACGGATATCAGCCCCAGCCGCCGCAGGGGCCGCGGCCGCCGCAGCCCGGGGGTGCGATGCGGGCGCTGAAGACCGCTGTCGTCCTCATCGCCGTCATGGGCGGCCTGGGCTATTACGTGTACGACTACAACACCAGCCCCACCGGCGGAAAGGCCAAGGCGGAGGCTTCGCAGTCCGCGCAGGCCGAGGAGGCCAAGACGCACGACCCGGACATCGGCGACTGCGTCAAGGTCGCGGACCCCGAAGGCGATCCGCTGCCGACGGTCGTCGACTGCGGTTCCGCCGAGGCCCAGTACAAGACGGGCGACAAGCTGATAGGCCCCGACAGGAAGTGCGGGTCGGAGTACGACTACGGCATCCAGTACTCCAACAGCCGGAGCGTCGACTACACGTTGTGCTTCACCGAGGTCTGA